The proteins below are encoded in one region of Amycolatopsis acidiphila:
- a CDS encoding carbohydrate ABC transporter permease, which produces MAMQGAITAGRRTRWTLVDIVVVVYALVPVLWILSLSFKTKDTLDDGNFIPRAWTFQNYADIFQTSDFIRALINSIGIAIIATAIAVVFGTMAAYAIARLDFPGKQFLVGISLLIAMFPQVSLVTPLFNIERTLGLFDTWLGLIIPYITFALPLSIYTLSAFFREIPWELEKAAKMDGATPGQAFRRVIAPLAAPGVFTTAILVFIFCWNDFLFAISLTSTNASRTVPAALSFFTGASQFEDPTGTISAAAVVITIPIIVFVLFFQRRIVAGLTSGAVKG; this is translated from the coding sequence ATGGCCATGCAGGGTGCGATCACGGCCGGACGCCGGACGCGGTGGACGCTGGTCGACATCGTCGTCGTGGTCTACGCGCTGGTGCCGGTGCTGTGGATCCTGTCGCTGTCGTTCAAGACGAAGGACACCCTCGACGACGGCAACTTCATCCCGCGCGCGTGGACGTTCCAGAACTACGCGGACATCTTCCAGACCAGCGACTTCATCCGGGCGCTGATCAACTCGATCGGCATCGCGATCATCGCGACGGCGATCGCGGTGGTGTTCGGCACGATGGCCGCGTACGCGATCGCCAGGCTCGACTTCCCCGGCAAGCAGTTCCTGGTGGGCATCTCGCTGCTGATCGCGATGTTCCCGCAGGTCTCGCTGGTGACGCCGCTGTTCAACATCGAGCGGACGCTGGGGCTGTTCGACACCTGGCTCGGCCTGATCATCCCCTACATCACCTTCGCGCTGCCGCTGTCGATCTACACGCTCTCGGCGTTCTTCCGCGAGATCCCGTGGGAGCTGGAGAAGGCGGCGAAGATGGACGGGGCCACGCCGGGCCAGGCGTTCCGCCGGGTGATCGCGCCGCTGGCCGCGCCGGGCGTGTTCACCACGGCGATCCTGGTGTTCATCTTCTGCTGGAACGACTTCCTGTTCGCCATCTCGCTGACGTCGACCAACGCGTCGCGCACCGTGCCGGCGGCGCTGTCGTTCTTCACCGGCGCCTCGCAGTTCGAGGACCCGACGGGGACGATCTCGGCCGCCGCCGTGGTGATCACCATTCCGATCATCGTGTTCGTGTTGTTCTTCCAGCGCCGTATCGTCGCGGGGCTGACCTCCGGTGCCGTGAAGGGGTAA
- a CDS encoding ABC transporter substrate-binding protein has protein sequence MGKGKRRVAAVLGAGMLASGALAACSSDKGITINIYYAPEDTFQSVVDNCNAQAGGRYHIVYNKLQRGADDQRQGMVRRLAAGDKGLDILGLDVTWVPEFAEAGWAEEWTGADKAAAEQGVLPGPLKTATWNGKLYAATKNTNVQLLWYDDRITPQPPQTWDQMMAQAQQLKAQGKPHAVLFTGAQYEGLVVVYNTLVESAGGHILSDDGKSVVMDAGAVKALEILKQVTSTGITDPSLTNQKEDETRQAFQRGNGAFELNWPFVYASYAKEQPADLPHFKWTTYPEVNPGQPAKTTIGGYDLAVSSYSQHKPEAFEAALCLRDKDNQKFSALKDGVPPSIESLYTDNTPLDASKPVNPDDNPSMQTAYPMRDTILAALKNAAVRPLTPAYQSLSTVISKVLSPPSKIDPQKTADELRSQLSDALQSKGVIP, from the coding sequence ATGGGGAAGGGCAAGAGGCGGGTCGCGGCCGTCCTCGGCGCAGGGATGCTGGCGTCGGGCGCGCTCGCCGCGTGCAGTTCCGACAAGGGCATCACGATCAACATCTACTACGCGCCCGAGGACACGTTCCAGAGCGTCGTGGACAACTGCAACGCCCAGGCCGGGGGCCGCTACCACATCGTCTACAACAAGCTGCAGCGCGGCGCCGACGACCAGCGGCAGGGGATGGTCCGCAGGCTCGCCGCGGGCGACAAGGGTCTGGACATCCTGGGGCTCGACGTGACCTGGGTGCCCGAGTTCGCCGAGGCCGGCTGGGCCGAGGAGTGGACGGGTGCCGACAAGGCCGCCGCCGAGCAGGGTGTCCTACCGGGACCGCTGAAAACGGCCACCTGGAACGGAAAGCTCTACGCCGCCACGAAGAACACCAACGTCCAGCTGCTCTGGTACGACGATCGGATCACCCCGCAGCCGCCGCAGACCTGGGACCAGATGATGGCGCAGGCGCAGCAGCTCAAGGCCCAGGGCAAGCCGCACGCGGTGCTGTTCACCGGTGCCCAGTACGAGGGCCTCGTGGTCGTCTACAACACGCTGGTCGAGTCCGCGGGCGGGCACATCCTCTCCGACGACGGCAAGTCCGTGGTGATGGACGCGGGCGCGGTGAAGGCGCTGGAGATCCTCAAGCAGGTCACCTCGACCGGCATCACCGACCCGTCGCTGACGAACCAGAAGGAGGACGAAACCCGCCAGGCCTTCCAGCGGGGCAACGGCGCCTTCGAGCTGAACTGGCCGTTTGTCTACGCCTCCTACGCCAAGGAACAGCCGGCGGACCTGCCGCACTTCAAGTGGACGACCTACCCCGAGGTCAACCCCGGCCAGCCGGCGAAGACCACGATCGGCGGCTACGACCTCGCGGTCAGCTCGTACTCCCAGCACAAGCCGGAGGCGTTCGAGGCCGCGTTGTGCTTGCGCGACAAGGACAACCAGAAGTTCTCCGCGCTCAAGGACGGGGTGCCGCCGAGCATCGAGTCGCTCTACACCGACAACACGCCGCTCGACGCGAGCAAACCGGTGAACCCGGACGACAACCCGAGCATGCAGACCGCGTACCCGATGCGTGACACCATTCTCGCCGCGCTGAAGAACGCGGCGGTGCGGCCGCTCACCCCGGCCTACCAGAGCCTGTCGACGGTCATCTCCAAGGTGCTCTCGCCGCCGTCGAAGATCGACCCGCAGAAGACCGCGGACGAGTTGCGCAGCCAGCTTTCCGACGCGCTCCAGTCGAAAGGTGTGATCCCGTGA
- a CDS encoding general stress protein yields the protein MTVTSPFSSSGRPAQGLPRTPTPPSGWPIGSYSTYAEAQRAVEHLADSDFAVEDVTIVGVDLMLVERVIGRLSWGKVLGTGAISGAWFGLFVGILLGLFSGGGPGIHYQPVLVGLISGMLFGVVFAGISYASTRGRRDFSSSSQLVAGRYDVLCQPRNAEQGRTLLAKLAMRPSGSTS from the coding sequence ATGACCGTGACCAGCCCGTTTTCCTCGTCAGGCCGTCCCGCGCAGGGGCTGCCCCGTACGCCGACGCCGCCCAGCGGCTGGCCGATCGGCTCGTACTCGACCTACGCGGAGGCACAACGCGCGGTCGAGCACCTCGCGGACAGCGACTTCGCGGTCGAGGACGTGACCATCGTCGGCGTGGACCTGATGCTCGTGGAACGTGTGATCGGCCGCCTGTCCTGGGGCAAGGTGCTCGGCACGGGTGCGATCTCCGGGGCGTGGTTCGGCCTGTTCGTCGGCATCCTGCTCGGCCTGTTCAGCGGCGGCGGTCCCGGCATCCACTACCAGCCCGTCCTCGTCGGCCTGATCTCCGGCATGCTGTTCGGCGTCGTGTTCGCCGGCATCAGCTACGCCTCCACCCGTGGCCGCCGCGACTTCTCCTCCTCCAGCCAGCTCGTCGCGGGCCGGTACGACGTGCTCTGCCAGCCGCGCAACGCCGAGCAGGGGCGCACTCTGCTGGCGAAGCTCGCCATGCGTCCATCCGGGTCAACGAGCTGA
- a CDS encoding carbohydrate ABC transporter permease, with protein MSSAVTETPVAQPRPGKKGKPALSEGKKAERRLGLLLCAPAAIVMLLVTAYPILYSVWLSLQRYDLRFPAQQKFIGFANYAAVLTNSYWWTAFGTTMLITVVSVAIELVLGMLLALIMHRTIVGRGLVRTVSLIPYGIVTVVAAFSWYYAWTPGTGYLANLLGPDAAPLTQYIPSLLIIVLAEVWKTTPFMALLLMAGLALVPDDLLKAAAMDGANAWQRFTKVMVPVMKPAILVALLFRTLDAFRIFDNIFVLTSGANDTSSVSMQTYNNLLKGLNLGIGSTMAVLIFITVAILAFIFIKLFGTAAPGSDTGGKR; from the coding sequence GTGAGCTCCGCCGTTACCGAAACCCCGGTGGCACAGCCGAGACCGGGAAAGAAGGGCAAACCCGCGCTCAGCGAGGGCAAGAAGGCTGAGCGGCGGCTGGGGCTGCTGCTGTGCGCGCCCGCGGCCATCGTAATGCTGCTCGTCACTGCCTATCCGATCCTCTACTCCGTCTGGCTCTCGCTGCAGCGCTACGACCTGAGGTTCCCGGCGCAGCAGAAGTTCATCGGCTTCGCCAACTACGCGGCCGTGCTGACCAATTCGTACTGGTGGACCGCCTTCGGCACCACGATGCTGATCACCGTCGTGTCCGTGGCGATCGAGCTGGTGCTGGGCATGCTGCTCGCGCTGATCATGCATCGCACGATCGTCGGGCGCGGCCTGGTCCGCACGGTTTCCCTGATCCCGTACGGCATCGTGACGGTGGTGGCGGCGTTCTCGTGGTACTACGCGTGGACGCCGGGCACCGGCTACCTGGCGAACCTGCTGGGCCCGGACGCCGCGCCGCTGACGCAGTACATCCCGTCGCTGCTGATCATCGTGCTGGCCGAGGTGTGGAAGACGACCCCGTTCATGGCGCTGCTGCTGATGGCCGGGCTCGCGCTGGTGCCCGACGACCTGCTCAAGGCGGCGGCGATGGACGGGGCGAACGCGTGGCAGCGGTTCACCAAGGTGATGGTGCCGGTGATGAAGCCGGCGATCCTGGTGGCGCTGCTGTTCCGCACGCTCGACGCGTTCCGCATCTTCGACAACATCTTCGTGCTCACGTCCGGCGCGAACGACACGTCGTCGGTGTCCATGCAGACCTACAACAACCTGCTGAAGGGTCTGAACCTCGGCATCGGCTCGACGATGGCCGTGCTGATCTTCATCACGGTCGCGATCCTCGCGTTCATCTTCATCAAACTGTTCGGCACCGCGGCGCCGGGCTCGGACACGGGAGGTAAGCGCTGA